A genomic region of Alistipes megaguti contains the following coding sequences:
- the xylA gene encoding xylose isomerase, with the protein MATKSYFPTVGKIPFEGKDSKNPMAFHYYEPERVVRGRKMKDWFRFSMAWWHTLCAEGSDQFGVGTKKFPWNEAQDPIERAKAKMDAGFEFMQKMGIEYYCFHDVDLVDEAATAEEYEKNLKVMVAYAKQKQTETGIKLLWGTANVFGHARYMNGASTNPDFDAAARAMLQIKNAIDATIELGGDCYVFWGGREGYMSLLNTDMKREKEHMATMLRMARDYARSKGFKGTFLIEPKPMEPMKHQYDVDTETVIGFLRAHGLDKDFKVNIEVNHATLAGHTFEHELQCAVDAGMLGSIDANRGDYQNGWDTDQFPIDLYELVQAMMVILRGGGLQGGGTNFDAKTRRNSTDLEDIFIAHISGMDTMARALLIAADILDHSPYEKMLKERYASYDSGEGKAFEEGRLTLEQVAEYARTHEPVQRSGHQELYETLINLYI; encoded by the coding sequence ATGGCAACAAAAAGTTATTTTCCCACGGTGGGAAAGATCCCCTTTGAGGGCAAGGATTCGAAGAATCCGATGGCATTCCACTACTATGAACCCGAGCGAGTCGTCCGCGGCCGCAAGATGAAGGACTGGTTCCGCTTCTCGATGGCATGGTGGCATACGCTCTGCGCCGAGGGCAGCGATCAGTTCGGCGTCGGCACGAAGAAGTTCCCGTGGAACGAGGCGCAGGATCCCATCGAGCGGGCCAAGGCCAAGATGGATGCCGGCTTCGAGTTCATGCAGAAGATGGGCATCGAGTACTACTGCTTCCACGATGTGGATCTGGTCGACGAAGCCGCCACGGCCGAGGAGTATGAGAAGAATTTGAAGGTGATGGTCGCCTATGCCAAGCAGAAGCAGACCGAGACGGGCATCAAGCTGCTCTGGGGTACGGCCAACGTCTTCGGCCACGCCCGCTACATGAACGGCGCCTCGACGAACCCCGACTTTGACGCCGCGGCGCGCGCGATGCTGCAGATCAAGAACGCCATCGACGCGACGATCGAGCTGGGTGGCGACTGCTACGTCTTCTGGGGCGGCCGCGAGGGCTACATGTCGCTGCTGAACACGGATATGAAGCGCGAGAAGGAGCACATGGCGACGATGCTGCGCATGGCGCGGGACTACGCCCGTTCGAAGGGCTTCAAGGGTACGTTCCTCATCGAGCCGAAGCCCATGGAGCCGATGAAGCACCAGTACGACGTCGATACGGAGACGGTGATCGGCTTCCTGCGCGCCCACGGCCTGGACAAGGATTTCAAGGTCAACATCGAGGTGAACCACGCCACGCTGGCCGGCCACACATTCGAACACGAACTGCAGTGCGCCGTCGACGCCGGCATGCTCGGGTCGATCGACGCCAATCGCGGCGACTACCAGAACGGCTGGGACACGGACCAGTTCCCGATCGACCTCTACGAGCTGGTGCAGGCCATGATGGTCATTCTGCGCGGCGGCGGTCTGCAGGGCGGCGGCACGAACTTCGACGCCAAGACGCGCCGCAACTCGACCGACCTGGAGGATATCTTCATCGCCCATATTTCGGGTATGGATACCATGGCGCGGGCGCTGCTGATTGCGGCCGACATCCTCGACCACTCGCCCTACGAGAAGATGCTCAAGGAGCGTTACGCTTCGTATGATTCGGGCGAGGGCAAGGCCTTCGAGGAGGGCCGTCTCACGCTGGAGCAGGTGGCTGAGTATGCCCGCACGCACGAACCCGTGCAGCGCAGCGGCCATCAGGAGCTCTACGAGACGCTCATCAACCTTTATATCTGA
- a CDS encoding zinc-dependent metalloprotease: protein MHKLLHVALIALLICAAGPAEARAGLFKSKKKKAAKEQLAAEKSDSTENKGKKAYEKLLKDAKTYKGMFNVHVVKDKYYFEIPKNILHRDYLLASRVSSISNNKDIAAGQMPRSPIHITFSADEKNVYIHKKRTTTECDTTSNMYQAFVRNYIDPIWNAYKIEAMNPDSTAYVIDITDLFVGDVPELSPFRESNIWDVLMRKKPLTGSLSSSKSSIIGVKTFPQNINIKSQLTYNADGAFTATLTRNIIMLPETPMRPRYYDPRVGYFAERRNRYTEEEDGIKEYEIINRWNIQPKPEDLERYKRGELVEPAKPIVYYVDPAIPEKWRKYIKLGIEDWQKAFEAIGFKNAIVARDYPTDDPDFDPDDIRYSCYRMITTPTQNSMGPSWIDPRSGEIIQGDVLFYSNIVRLLHDWRFVQTGAVDPDVRKAVFSDELMGGSLRYVAAHEIGHTLGLAHNFGASHAFPVDSLRSPSFTQKYGTTPSIMDYTRYNYVAQPGDKERGVCLTPPDLGVYDIYAIKWGYKPIFDAATPEDERETLDLWIREKAGDPMYKFGPQPFINEYDPACKAEDLGDNSVKASEYGIKNLKIIMKNLNEWTKEKDPDYTRLFETYKQVWQQMQRYLMHVSVSLGGIYSEMPVRNDGGQPVLHFAPKEEQKAALDFIFTTLEELPEWAFDPSVTKFTGPYYSAATLQDVMVYRMFFMNISSSLLLFEQLDPENAYTYSEFMDDLYNRIWKRTLRRQKLTPADRTFQRAYVEKILDSNGLLKQNGGMPDSFAGIGDSEISKQLVTDPGQVVMTDKGITYELNVMAETKAMKNPIFYKKMMDTYTLLKQVQNTGDASTRAHYQSLLFMMKQKMEHGN from the coding sequence ATGCACAAACTACTCCATGTTGCCCTGATCGCTCTGCTGATCTGTGCAGCGGGTCCCGCTGAGGCTCGGGCCGGTCTCTTCAAATCGAAGAAGAAAAAAGCAGCCAAGGAACAGCTGGCCGCCGAAAAAAGCGACTCGACCGAGAACAAAGGGAAGAAAGCCTACGAGAAACTGCTCAAGGATGCCAAAACCTACAAGGGCATGTTCAATGTCCATGTGGTGAAGGACAAGTACTATTTCGAGATTCCGAAGAACATCCTCCATCGCGACTACCTGCTGGCTTCGCGCGTAAGCAGCATCAGCAACAACAAGGACATCGCGGCCGGACAGATGCCCCGGAGCCCGATCCACATCACCTTCTCGGCCGACGAGAAGAATGTCTACATCCACAAGAAGCGGACGACGACCGAATGCGATACGACGTCGAACATGTACCAGGCCTTCGTGAGGAACTACATCGACCCGATCTGGAACGCATACAAGATCGAAGCCATGAATCCCGACTCGACGGCGTATGTGATCGACATCACGGATCTGTTCGTGGGCGATGTTCCCGAGTTGAGTCCTTTCCGGGAGTCGAACATCTGGGACGTGCTGATGCGCAAGAAGCCGCTGACGGGCTCACTCTCCTCCTCGAAATCGTCGATCATCGGGGTGAAGACCTTCCCGCAGAACATCAACATCAAGAGCCAGCTCACCTACAATGCCGACGGCGCCTTCACGGCCACGCTGACGCGTAACATCATCATGCTGCCCGAGACGCCGATGCGGCCCCGGTACTACGACCCGCGTGTCGGCTACTTTGCCGAGAGACGGAACCGCTACACGGAGGAGGAAGACGGCATCAAGGAGTACGAAATCATCAACCGCTGGAATATCCAGCCCAAACCCGAGGATCTGGAGCGATACAAGCGGGGCGAACTGGTCGAACCGGCCAAGCCGATCGTCTACTACGTGGATCCGGCCATCCCCGAGAAGTGGCGCAAATACATCAAACTGGGAATCGAGGACTGGCAGAAGGCTTTCGAGGCGATCGGCTTCAAGAATGCCATCGTCGCACGCGATTATCCGACCGATGATCCCGACTTCGATCCGGACGACATCCGCTACAGCTGCTACCGCATGATCACCACGCCGACCCAGAACTCGATGGGACCCTCGTGGATCGACCCCCGTTCGGGAGAGATCATCCAGGGTGACGTGCTCTTCTATTCGAACATCGTGCGGCTGCTGCACGACTGGCGTTTTGTCCAGACGGGCGCCGTGGATCCGGATGTGCGCAAGGCCGTCTTCTCGGACGAGCTGATGGGCGGTTCGCTGCGTTACGTAGCGGCCCACGAAATCGGGCATACGCTGGGTCTGGCCCACAACTTCGGAGCCTCGCACGCCTTCCCGGTTGATTCGCTGCGTTCGCCCTCGTTCACCCAGAAATACGGAACAACGCCCTCCATCATGGACTACACCCGTTACAACTACGTGGCCCAGCCGGGCGACAAGGAGCGCGGTGTATGCCTGACGCCGCCCGATCTGGGAGTCTACGACATCTATGCGATCAAGTGGGGCTACAAGCCGATCTTCGACGCCGCAACCCCCGAAGACGAGCGCGAGACGCTCGACCTCTGGATCCGGGAGAAGGCCGGGGACCCGATGTACAAGTTCGGACCCCAGCCCTTCATCAACGAATATGACCCGGCCTGCAAGGCCGAGGACCTGGGAGACAACTCCGTCAAGGCCTCGGAATACGGCATCAAGAACCTGAAGATCATCATGAAGAACCTGAACGAGTGGACCAAGGAGAAGGATCCGGACTACACCCGTCTGTTCGAGACCTACAAGCAGGTTTGGCAGCAGATGCAGCGTTATCTGATGCACGTCTCCGTTTCGCTGGGCGGCATCTACAGCGAGATGCCGGTACGCAACGACGGCGGGCAACCCGTTCTGCATTTCGCCCCGAAAGAGGAGCAGAAGGCGGCTCTGGATTTCATCTTCACGACGCTGGAGGAGCTGCCCGAATGGGCGTTCGATCCTTCGGTCACCAAATTCACGGGACCGTACTACTCGGCCGCAACGCTTCAGGATGTCATGGTTTACCGGATGTTCTTCATGAATATCTCTTCGAGCCTGCTGCTCTTCGAACAGCTCGATCCGGAGAATGCCTACACCTATTCCGAGTTCATGGATGATCTCTACAACCGAATCTGGAAACGGACCCTTCGCCGTCAGAAACTGACGCCGGCAGACCGGACCTTCCAGCGGGCCTATGTGGAGAAGATTCTGGATTCGAACGGACTGCTGAAACAAAACGGAGGGATGCCGGATTCATTTGCAGGAATCGGGGATAGCGAAATCTCCAAGCAGCTCGTAACCGATCCGGGTCAGGTGGTGATGACCGACAAGGGGATCACCTATGAACTGAACGTCATGGCGGAGACCAAGGCCATGAAGAATCCGATCTTCTACAAGAAGATGATGGATACCTACACGTTGCTCAAGCAGGTACAGAATACGGGCGATGCATCGACCCGTGCCCACTACCAGAGTCTACTGTTCATGATGAAACAGAAGATGGAACACGGCAACTGA
- a CDS encoding SusC/RagA family TonB-linked outer membrane protein, with protein MKKACVEFISSVCRRIGMMLVVGGGIFALTMVNLSGFAQSKDPAVANGTVVDQNGKPMAGVAIIVKGTNIGTTTDASGKYELDILDNKNAILVFSMLGMKRQEIPYKNNLPLRVVMEENAESVDEVVVTGYQEIDKRQLSSSIVSIKGSDLVGGAQISLDRMLVGRLPGVAVTGMTSTPGAAPKIRIRGHSSITGNREPVWVLDGIILEEPVNISAEELNSPDYVNLIGNAIGSINPEDIERVDILKDASATAIYGIKAANGVIVVTTKKGTKGAPQVNYTTTLTVTTPPTYNKMFRMNSADRIDMSIEMQERGLEFSSSTALDVGYEGALRKLWNREITYPEFLAQVNTLRTNNTDWYGELFRTSFSHQHSISVSGGNDKSDYYFSGGYANDQSVTIGEDVDRYTAMIKLNTQLARTLKVGFKLSGSMSETERPHTSVDMYQYAYNTSRAIPLYNPDGSRSFYTEGLGYEGAKLPYNILNEIDHGGYNNTNSSVALNVNLDWDIASWIRYSTVLGLSRNINEQQTWADDQSYYVSQMRGLPYGSIIPLPEEDAKYAREQSLPYGGELISETTSNSTYTWRNSVSLFKNFGKHELSANLGHEVRSSKYDGVKSTQYGYLPDRGKKFVDIDPTQWPAYAKLIRNHPDVIRDTKDNVLSFYATATYAYDSRYIFNFNIRTDGSNKFGQDPSVRFLPIWSVSGRWNIANEKFFKPLYSVFNDLSIRGSYGIQGNVHPDQVPNLITSLGSLDAMTQEYIALLSKYPNTKLRWEKTDSYNLAVDFALFNNRIYGSFDYYYKKGKDQVIQKTLAPSTGADYVAINEGDVLNKGWDMSVSFVPVQTKDWTWHISLNTGKNYNKVLNAGEDQSITWSDFISGSLVVNGSALNSFYSYRFNKLNSEGYPTFFGTEQKDGEGNALVHSQQEAFDRVFAYSGKRDPDLTGGISTYVRFKRLTFNCLFSFSLGNKVRLNDLYESAGQSLPNPDQNMSSEFVNRWRKPGDENFTNIPVLSQEDLQIRDNDVLYRYANNMWDMYNKSDLRVVSGNYLRCRSMSLRYDFNPELLRKIYIKGASISFDAGNVFVIKSKDLQGRDPEQLELGSRTVPPQRSYSLRLSITF; from the coding sequence ATGAAGAAAGCGTGTGTGGAATTCATCTCGTCCGTATGCCGGCGCATAGGTATGATGCTGGTCGTGGGGGGGGGAATTTTTGCCCTGACGATGGTGAATTTGTCCGGCTTTGCTCAGAGCAAGGACCCGGCAGTAGCTAACGGTACGGTCGTCGACCAAAACGGGAAACCCATGGCCGGTGTGGCCATCATTGTCAAGGGGACCAATATCGGTACGACCACCGATGCCAGCGGCAAGTACGAACTCGACATTCTGGACAACAAGAATGCGATTCTGGTATTCTCCATGCTGGGTATGAAGCGACAGGAGATCCCCTACAAAAACAACCTTCCGCTCCGGGTTGTCATGGAGGAAAATGCCGAAAGCGTCGATGAAGTCGTGGTGACCGGTTACCAGGAGATCGACAAACGGCAGCTCTCCAGTTCCATTGTCTCGATCAAGGGCAGCGACCTGGTGGGTGGTGCCCAGATATCGCTCGACCGCATGCTGGTGGGCCGTCTGCCGGGTGTGGCCGTCACGGGCATGACCTCGACTCCGGGTGCCGCTCCGAAGATCCGCATCCGCGGACACAGCTCCATCACCGGTAACCGCGAACCGGTCTGGGTGCTCGACGGAATCATCCTCGAAGAGCCGGTCAACATCTCGGCCGAAGAGCTGAACAGCCCCGACTACGTGAACCTGATCGGTAACGCCATCGGGTCGATCAACCCCGAGGACATCGAACGGGTCGACATTCTGAAGGATGCCTCCGCCACGGCCATCTACGGTATCAAGGCCGCCAACGGCGTGATCGTGGTCACGACCAAGAAGGGTACCAAGGGTGCCCCCCAGGTCAACTACACCACGACGCTGACCGTCACCACGCCTCCGACCTACAACAAGATGTTCCGCATGAACTCCGCCGACCGAATCGACATGTCGATCGAAATGCAGGAGCGGGGTCTGGAATTCTCCTCCTCGACCGCCCTGGATGTGGGCTACGAGGGTGCTCTGCGAAAACTGTGGAACCGCGAAATCACCTATCCGGAGTTCCTGGCCCAGGTCAACACCCTGCGGACCAACAACACGGACTGGTACGGCGAACTCTTCCGCACCTCGTTCAGCCATCAGCACTCGATCTCGGTTTCGGGCGGTAACGACAAGAGCGACTACTACTTCTCGGGCGGTTATGCCAACGATCAAAGTGTGACCATCGGCGAGGATGTGGACCGCTACACGGCCATGATCAAACTCAACACGCAGCTGGCCCGCACGCTGAAGGTGGGCTTCAAGCTGTCGGGATCGATGTCCGAGACGGAGCGTCCCCACACCTCCGTGGACATGTATCAGTACGCCTACAACACCTCGCGCGCCATTCCGCTCTACAACCCCGACGGGTCCCGCTCGTTCTACACCGAAGGCCTCGGCTACGAAGGCGCCAAACTTCCCTACAACATCCTGAACGAAATCGACCACGGCGGATACAACAACACCAACAGCAGCGTGGCGCTGAACGTCAACCTCGATTGGGACATCGCCTCGTGGATCAGATATTCGACCGTTCTGGGCCTCTCGCGCAACATCAACGAGCAGCAGACCTGGGCCGACGACCAGAGTTACTATGTCTCGCAAATGCGCGGACTTCCCTACGGAAGCATCATCCCGCTGCCGGAAGAGGATGCGAAATACGCCCGGGAGCAGTCGCTGCCCTACGGCGGTGAACTCATCAGCGAAACGACCTCCAACAGCACCTACACGTGGCGAAACAGCGTATCGCTGTTCAAGAACTTCGGCAAGCACGAACTCTCGGCCAACCTGGGTCACGAGGTCCGCTCGTCGAAATACGACGGCGTGAAGAGCACCCAGTACGGTTATCTGCCCGACCGAGGCAAGAAATTCGTCGACATCGACCCGACGCAGTGGCCCGCCTATGCCAAACTCATCCGGAACCATCCCGACGTGATCCGCGATACGAAGGACAACGTCCTCTCGTTCTATGCGACGGCCACCTACGCCTACGACAGCCGCTACATCTTCAATTTCAACATCCGTACCGACGGTTCGAACAAGTTCGGTCAGGACCCCAGCGTACGCTTCCTGCCCATCTGGTCGGTTTCGGGCCGCTGGAACATCGCCAACGAGAAATTCTTCAAGCCGCTCTACAGCGTCTTCAACGACCTGTCGATCCGCGGATCGTACGGTATCCAGGGTAACGTCCACCCGGACCAGGTGCCCAATCTGATCACCTCGCTCGGCTCGCTGGACGCCATGACGCAGGAATACATCGCCCTGCTGTCGAAATACCCCAACACGAAGCTGCGCTGGGAAAAGACCGACTCGTACAACCTGGCCGTTGATTTCGCCCTGTTCAACAACCGCATCTACGGTTCGTTCGACTACTACTACAAGAAGGGTAAGGATCAGGTCATCCAGAAGACCCTGGCCCCCTCGACCGGAGCCGACTACGTGGCCATCAACGAGGGCGACGTGCTGAACAAGGGTTGGGACATGTCCGTATCGTTCGTACCGGTTCAGACCAAGGACTGGACGTGGCACATCTCGCTCAACACGGGTAAGAACTACAACAAGGTGCTCAATGCCGGTGAGGACCAGTCCATCACCTGGAGCGACTTCATCAGCGGTTCGCTCGTTGTCAACGGTTCGGCCCTGAACAGCTTCTACTCCTACCGTTTCAACAAGCTCAACAGCGAAGGTTATCCCACCTTCTTCGGCACCGAGCAGAAGGATGGGGAGGGCAATGCCCTGGTTCACTCGCAGCAGGAGGCCTTCGACCGCGTATTCGCCTACAGCGGCAAGCGCGATCCGGATCTGACCGGAGGTATCTCGACCTACGTCCGCTTCAAGCGTCTGACGTTCAACTGCCTCTTCTCGTTCAGCCTCGGCAACAAGGTGCGTCTGAACGACCTCTACGAGTCGGCCGGACAGTCGCTGCCGAATCCGGACCAGAACATGTCCAGCGAGTTCGTCAACCGTTGGAGAAAGCCCGGCGACGAGAACTTCACCAACATTCCCGTGCTTTCGCAGGAGGATCTCCAGATCCGCGACAACGATGTCCTGTACCGTTACGCCAACAACATGTGGGACATGTACAACAAGAGCGACCTGCGTGTGGTTTCGGGCAACTACCTGCGCTGCCGCTCCATGTCGCTGCGCTACGACTTCAACCCCGAGCTGCTGAGAAAGATCTACATCAAGGGCGCCAGCATCAGCTTCGACGCCGGGAACGTGTTCGTAATCAAATCCAAGGACCTGCAGGGTCGTGACCCGGAACAGCTGGAGCTGGGATCGCGCACCGTACCGCCGCAGCGGAGCTATTCCTTACGTTTGAGTATAACCTTCTAA
- a CDS encoding RagB/SusD family nutrient uptake outer membrane protein, which translates to MKKIVLFTALIGMLSSCSKFMEESSQDLMVPKSVKDYKEFLYGEGLKNGTDLTPYLELMTDDVADIVDDGCPISNDWREKMWGYYTWQQNPELDRLNTQQSDKAWDTYYHKVLIANIIIDAVPDMEGSDAEKEDIYGEAYFLRALSYYMLVNLYGLPYNEATAGEAMGVPINLAPTIQDEQFRRSSVADVYSQIESDLNASIQHFKQAGLEKSIFRPNLATSYLLASRVSLIKKQWDRTIRYADSVEMSTTARLMDMKSENTGEKTFLSRVNPELLFSYGGYDLDNNIKYESGWAAAYSSAPGLTDLYAKGTKEEGSDVVKGRDLRLDNFYREVTCWNKAKKYQCPYKFYTGSYNIYPQVFRLAEAYLNRAEAYAESGQLDKAIADLNALREKRFTSDYELAANQQKEQVITLVRNERRMELAFEGFRWFDLRRWGCPRIEHLYTDINNPTSGQTYVLEEGSISYTLPIPKSELDKNLVIENIIRPENNPQ; encoded by the coding sequence ATGAAAAAAATAGTGTTATTCACCGCGTTGATCGGAATGCTCTCGTCCTGCAGCAAATTCATGGAGGAGAGCTCGCAGGACCTGATGGTGCCTAAATCCGTCAAAGACTACAAGGAGTTTCTCTATGGCGAAGGATTGAAAAACGGAACCGATCTGACGCCCTATCTGGAGCTGATGACCGACGATGTCGCCGACATTGTCGACGACGGCTGCCCCATCTCCAACGACTGGCGCGAAAAGATGTGGGGCTACTACACCTGGCAGCAAAACCCCGAGCTGGATCGACTGAACACCCAGCAGAGCGACAAGGCCTGGGACACCTATTACCACAAGGTCCTGATCGCCAACATCATCATTGATGCCGTTCCCGACATGGAAGGCAGCGACGCCGAAAAGGAGGACATCTACGGCGAGGCCTACTTCCTGCGCGCCCTGAGCTACTACATGCTGGTCAACCTCTATGGCCTGCCCTACAACGAGGCCACTGCCGGAGAGGCCATGGGTGTACCGATCAACCTGGCCCCGACCATTCAGGACGAGCAGTTCCGCCGCTCGTCGGTGGCCGACGTCTACTCCCAGATCGAATCGGACCTCAATGCCTCGATCCAGCACTTCAAACAGGCCGGACTCGAAAAGAGCATCTTCCGTCCCAATCTGGCGACCTCCTACCTGCTGGCATCGCGGGTTTCGCTGATCAAGAAGCAGTGGGATCGCACGATCCGCTATGCCGACTCCGTGGAGATGTCCACGACGGCCAGACTGATGGACATGAAGAGCGAGAACACCGGAGAGAAGACCTTCCTGAGCCGGGTGAATCCCGAACTGCTCTTCTCCTACGGCGGCTACGATCTGGACAACAACATCAAATACGAAAGCGGATGGGCAGCGGCCTATTCCAGCGCTCCGGGGCTGACCGACCTCTACGCCAAGGGAACAAAGGAAGAGGGCAGCGACGTGGTGAAGGGACGAGACCTCCGTCTGGATAACTTCTACCGGGAGGTTACCTGCTGGAACAAAGCCAAGAAATACCAATGCCCCTACAAATTCTATACGGGATCCTACAACATCTATCCGCAGGTATTCCGGCTGGCCGAAGCCTATCTGAACCGAGCCGAAGCCTATGCCGAAAGCGGCCAGCTGGACAAGGCCATTGCCGACCTGAACGCCCTGCGTGAGAAGCGATTCACGTCGGACTACGAACTGGCCGCCAATCAGCAGAAGGAGCAGGTCATCACCCTTGTGCGGAATGAGCGCCGCATGGAGCTGGCCTTTGAAGGCTTCCGCTGGTTCGACCTCCGCCGCTGGGGCTGCCCGCGCATCGAACACCTGTATACCGACATCAACAATCCGACCTCGGGTCAAACGTACGTTCTGGAAGAGGGCAGCATCTCCTATACGCTGCCGATTCCCAAATCGGAGTTGGACAAGAACCTGGTGATCGAGAACATCATCCGGCCGGAAAACAATCCGCAATAA
- a CDS encoding xylulokinase produces the protein MKSLGIDIGSSSVKVSLLEIETGECVASAANPAQEMPIEAMQAGWAEPDPEMWWHYVCEGIRQIGARHPLREVVAVGITYQMHGLVCLDREGHPLRKSIIWCDSRAVGIGEEALEGIGRDRCLSHTLNSPGNFTASKLAWVKRHEPELFARIDRFVLPGDYIAYRLSGHLSTSISGLSEQILWDFKEDRRADFVADWYGIPHAMIPEAGPSIGVQCETDAATERLLGIPAGTPISYRAGDQPNNAFSLNVLEAGEVAATGGTSGVVYGVTDLPKADPQSRVNTFVHVNHTPEKPRYGILLCINGTGIMNSWLRRHVVQQRLDYEEMNRLAASVPAGSEGVVVLPFGNGAERVLGNRTTGAAILGLDLNRHTTAHLLRAAQEGIACSFRYGIDIMRTLGLRPDVIRAGAANLFLSPLFRQTLSTLAGARIELFNTDGALGAARGAALGAGYYRTREEAFASLRRRETIEPVEADREALETTYRAWKAAVDMKLNK, from the coding sequence ATGAAAAGTTTGGGAATCGATATCGGCTCGTCATCGGTAAAGGTGTCGCTGCTGGAGATTGAGACGGGCGAGTGTGTGGCTTCGGCCGCGAACCCCGCGCAGGAGATGCCCATCGAGGCCATGCAGGCGGGTTGGGCCGAACCGGATCCCGAGATGTGGTGGCACTACGTCTGCGAGGGGATCCGTCAGATCGGCGCCAGGCATCCGCTGCGCGAGGTCGTTGCGGTGGGCATCACCTATCAGATGCACGGGCTGGTGTGCCTCGACCGGGAGGGGCACCCGCTTCGCAAGTCGATCATCTGGTGCGATTCGCGGGCCGTCGGAATCGGCGAGGAGGCGCTCGAAGGGATCGGCCGCGACCGCTGCCTGAGTCATACGCTCAATTCGCCGGGCAACTTCACGGCCTCGAAACTGGCCTGGGTCAAGCGTCACGAACCCGAACTCTTCGCGCGGATCGACCGTTTCGTGCTGCCGGGCGACTACATCGCCTACCGTCTTTCGGGACACCTGTCGACAAGCATCAGCGGACTCTCGGAGCAGATCCTCTGGGACTTCAAGGAGGATCGTCGGGCGGATTTCGTGGCCGACTGGTACGGCATTCCGCACGCGATGATTCCCGAAGCTGGTCCGTCGATCGGCGTGCAGTGCGAGACCGACGCCGCGACGGAGCGGCTGCTGGGCATTCCGGCCGGGACTCCGATCTCGTATCGCGCAGGCGACCAGCCGAACAACGCCTTTTCGCTCAATGTGCTCGAGGCGGGCGAAGTGGCCGCCACGGGGGGTACGAGCGGTGTGGTCTACGGTGTGACGGATCTGCCGAAGGCCGATCCGCAGTCGCGCGTCAATACCTTCGTGCACGTCAACCATACGCCTGAAAAACCCCGCTACGGGATTCTGCTCTGCATCAACGGTACGGGGATCATGAACTCGTGGCTGCGGCGTCACGTGGTGCAGCAGCGGCTCGACTACGAGGAGATGAACCGGCTTGCGGCGAGTGTTCCGGCCGGATCGGAGGGCGTTGTGGTGCTTCCCTTCGGCAACGGCGCCGAGCGAGTGCTTGGCAACCGGACGACGGGAGCCGCCATCCTCGGGCTCGACCTGAACCGCCACACGACGGCCCACCTGTTGCGTGCCGCGCAGGAGGGCATCGCCTGCTCGTTCCGCTACGGAATCGACATCATGCGCACGTTGGGCCTCAGGCCGGACGTGATCCGTGCCGGAGCGGCCAATCTTTTTCTTTCGCCGCTTTTCCGGCAGACGCTGTCGACCCTGGCCGGAGCGCGTATCGAACTCTTCAATACGGACGGAGCGCTGGGTGCGGCCCGCGGCGCGGCGCTCGGAGCCGGATATTACCGCACGCGCGAGGAGGCTTTTGCCTCGTTGCGGCGGCGGGAGACGATCGAGCCCGTCGAGGCCGACCGGGAGGCTCTGGAGACGACCTATCGCGCCTGGAAGGCCGCCGTCGATATGAAACTCAACAAATAG
- a CDS encoding NUDIX domain-containing protein, with amino-acid sequence MSIQMNQSLSVDCAVFGFNGKALKVLLIERRYYKPDSHLDPLKLPGAMILENETLPEAAYRVLEEATGLRNVYLKQMEIFSDPKRVSGEELEWINRYHGIQSERVVTVGYYALVKLDSRTIAYTTAKGAQWVDVDAIQRLAMDHKQILSAALRHLCREMLQSPVAFELLPRKFTIRALQNLYSAVLGIEIDNRNFRKKILASGFLTPTSEKEQGVAHKPAQYYTFNKNAYKKAVKEKLKLGFINNWKY; translated from the coding sequence ATGAGCATTCAGATGAACCAGTCGTTGTCGGTTGACTGTGCGGTCTTCGGGTTCAACGGCAAGGCCCTCAAGGTGCTGCTGATCGAACGCCGCTATTACAAGCCCGACTCGCATCTCGATCCGTTGAAACTGCCCGGAGCGATGATTCTCGAAAACGAGACGCTGCCCGAAGCGGCCTACCGGGTTTTGGAGGAGGCAACGGGACTCCGCAATGTCTATTTGAAACAGATGGAGATCTTCTCCGATCCGAAGCGAGTGAGCGGCGAAGAGCTCGAGTGGATCAACCGTTATCACGGGATACAGAGTGAGCGGGTGGTGACGGTGGGTTACTATGCCCTGGTGAAGCTCGACAGCCGCACGATCGCCTATACGACGGCCAAAGGTGCGCAATGGGTCGATGTGGATGCGATCCAGCGGTTGGCCATGGATCATAAGCAGATTCTTTCGGCCGCCCTGCGGCACCTGTGCCGCGAGATGCTGCAGTCGCCGGTGGCCTTCGAGCTGCTGCCGCGCAAATTCACGATTCGGGCGCTGCAGAATCTCTACAGCGCCGTGTTGGGCATCGAGATCGACAACCGCAATTTTCGGAAGAAGATTCTGGCCTCGGGTTTTCTGACCCCCACCTCGGAGAAGGAACAGGGAGTGGCGCACAAGCCGGCTCAATACTATACCTTCAATAAGAATGCCTACAAGAAGGCCGTCAAGGAGAAGCTGAAACTGGGATTCATCAACAACTGGAAATATTGA